The stretch of DNA GCGGTCTCAACCCGAAACTGAAGATCGACTACTTTTTAGAGATGCTAAGAAGGATAAAGTCCATCAAGCCGGATATATTCATCGTCGCCTTTACCGCGGTCGAGTATGACTATTTCGCCCGGATCAATAACCTCCCCCTGGAGGAGGTATTTATTCTGATGAAATCGGCTGGCGTGGGCGCCCTTCCCGGAGGAGGGGCAGAGATTTTTGCCCCGGAAATACGGGAGGTTATCGCCCCGAAGAAGATATCCGGAACGCGCTGGCTCGAGGTCATGCGCACCGCGCACAGGCTCGGATTGAAGACAAACGCCACGCTGCTCCATAACCACATTGAACGACCTGTCGATATCGCGGATCACCTGTTACAGATCAGAGCCCTTCAGGAGGAGACCGGAGGGTTCAAGACCTTTGTGCCGCTGGCCTACCACGACACCAATACGGATGTTCGTTCCCGACGGTCTGAGACCACCGGTTTTGGAGATATCCGCCTGTATGCTGCGAGCCGCATCGTCCTTAACAACGTTCCGCACCTGAAAGCCCTGTGGATGTATGTCGGGGAGAAGATGGCGCAGACACTCCTCCATTTCGGCGTCGATGATCTCGGCGGAACCTACCACCATGAAAAGATAGTACACGCGGCAGGAGCGTCCACACCCGACAGCGGAAGCGAGTCACACCTGCGAAGACTTATCGAGCTCTCAGGACTGAACCCGGTGAGGGCGGCTGCCAATTACGAAACGAGGAACACGCAATGAAGTTAGGCTACATCGATTACCTGAACTGCTATCCCTTCTACTACCACATGTTCGAGATCAGCCCCCTTCCGGATGTGCAGATATTTCCCCGCTACCCCAGTGAACTGAATCGGTTGATGGTAAAAGGGGAACTCGACATGAGCCCGATTTCCGCGGCAGCATACGCCGAGCTAGAACAAGAGGTGGTGCTCCTTCCCGATTTCTGTCTCAGCTCAGTTGGATACGTGCATTCGGTAATCCTGAAAAGCCTCGTCCCCATTGAAGAGCTGGACAAAAAAAGAGTCGGGCTCTCCAGTGCATCGCTGACCTCCGTGGTGTTCCTGAAAATTCTCCTCGGAAGCTACTACTCTCTTGAACCGGTCTATGTGGCGACAGGCCCCAACCCCTCCCTGAAAGATCAAGAGCTCGATGCCGCCCTTGTCATCGGCAATGAGGCGATGACACAGGGAGTTTCTCCCTATACCTACGATCTCGGCGATCTGTGGTTGAGAAAGACGGGGTATCCCGTGGTATTCGCCGTATTCGCCATCCGGAAATCGGCCATTGAGAAAAATCTCTCAACAATCGGGGCTGTCGTTGACTCCTACCACCAATCGCTGGCCTGCCTTGATCATAACCGGAAAACACTGATTCAAAAAGCGGAAGAAAGATACCCCTCCGTCAAATGGGACATCGACTCGTACTACCAGTCGCTGGAGTACACATTCACTTCCGAATTGAAGGGTGCACTGAATTTTTACCTCCGTCTCGCCGGTGAACTGGGCCTCCTCAAAAAAGTGAATGCCGTAAAATATATGGACCTTTTTGTGACAAAAGTGGAGCCAGGGCAAGCGCCGCAGGCCGGAGTTTTTCTATGAATGACCTTAAGGAAAAAATCTACGCGAGAAAGCGCATCAGCTCCGAGGAGGCCGTCGGTCTTTTCTCCTGGGATATTCTCGAGCTCGGCATGGCCGCGGATTATAGGACAAGGCTTGCATCCACTGATGATAAGGTGGGCTTTATCGTAGACCGTATCATCAACTTTACCAATGTCTGCGCGGCATCATGCGCATTTTGCGCCTACCATGCGCGGGCGGGGCAGATCGAACCGTATGAACTTCCCCTCGACGATATCCTGCGTAAGGTGGAGGAACTGACGGCCATGGGCGGCACGCAGGTCATGCTCCAGGGCGGTCTGCATCCGGACTACACCCTGGATTTCTATACTACTATGGTAGCGACCGTCAAAAAATATTTCCCCGATGTCTATCTCCACTCCTTTTCACCGGCGGAGCTGGTCCATATTGCCCGCCGGGGAGGCCTTTCGCTCGATGATGTGGTACAAAGGCTGAAAACGGCCGGGCTTGATTCCGTTCCGGGAGCTTCGGATCTCCTTGTGGACAGGATTCGCAGCAAGGTGAGTCCCGGAAAGCTTACGAAAGGAGAATGGCG from Deltaproteobacteria bacterium encodes:
- a CDS encoding CofH family radical SAM protein; amino-acid sequence: MRDFTRTDNLSDRIKSRKLQGIAEKVVKGVPVNESDTLIMLATHDILELGLIAHFLKTKLHGDAVYYSVNMNLNYTNVCELRCPLCAFSRSEDAADAFTLTLDEIEIKVRNAASCGIDEVHIVGGLNPKLKIDYFLEMLRRIKSIKPDIFIVAFTAVEYDYFARINNLPLEEVFILMKSAGVGALPGGGAEIFAPEIREVIAPKKISGTRWLEVMRTAHRLGLKTNATLLHNHIERPVDIADHLLQIRALQEETGGFKTFVPLAYHDTNTDVRSRRSETTGFGDIRLYAASRIVLNNVPHLKALWMYVGEKMAQTLLHFGVDDLGGTYHHEKIVHAAGASTPDSGSESHLRRLIELSGLNPVRAAANYETRNTQ
- a CDS encoding menaquinone biosynthesis protein, producing MKLGYIDYLNCYPFYYHMFEISPLPDVQIFPRYPSELNRLMVKGELDMSPISAAAYAELEQEVVLLPDFCLSSVGYVHSVILKSLVPIEELDKKRVGLSSASLTSVVFLKILLGSYYSLEPVYVATGPNPSLKDQELDAALVIGNEAMTQGVSPYTYDLGDLWLRKTGYPVVFAVFAIRKSAIEKNLSTIGAVVDSYHQSLACLDHNRKTLIQKAEERYPSVKWDIDSYYQSLEYTFTSELKGALNFYLRLAGELGLLKKVNAVKYMDLFVTKVEPGQAPQAGVFL
- a CDS encoding CofH family radical SAM protein; this encodes MNDLKEKIYARKRISSEEAVGLFSWDILELGMAADYRTRLASTDDKVGFIVDRIINFTNVCAASCAFCAYHARAGQIEPYELPLDDILRKVEELTAMGGTQVMLQGGLHPDYTLDFYTTMVATVKKYFPDVYLHSFSPAELVHIARRGGLSLDDVVQRLKTAGLDSVPGASDLLVDRIRSKVSPGKLTKGEWRTVMDTLSRHGMKSSATMTYGMGETLEERIAHLEVVRAVQDKTGILRAFIPWSFSPARTRMENMQPATGIDYLRIVAISRIFLDNITYIQAGWLTEGMKLAQIALAMGANDMGGVLTEEVVVKATGIKTRTNMAELIDVIRDAGRIPVQRDSEYREIRTFQ